Proteins encoded by one window of Streptomyces sp. NBC_01571:
- a CDS encoding DUF4429 domain-containing protein, translated as MARMGDVLAGFHAAWEFESDSVLIRFERGIRTPKLFQVLGERRVPLEAIEAVTLTPGRRGTVVLHALPRAGADPLMDAASGQLKEGCDPYRLVLPSDRETLAEYYADELRARLTGNAGPPERYLVAAPEAPLRFKAYDGKAAFDGAAVSFRWFWTGASSAKWKAGDQSFPVAGLSGVEWRSPEVFEGHLRLLRREPATAQPAQADQDPAAVVFGLGYGPVHESLPFAASVLAAVRASGPAPVTAAPAPRRDPADIADRIRHLGELHEAGLVTDEEFTRKKAELLAEL; from the coding sequence ATGGCCCGCATGGGTGACGTACTGGCCGGATTTCATGCCGCCTGGGAGTTCGAGTCCGACTCCGTGCTCATCCGCTTCGAGCGGGGGATCCGTACACCGAAGCTGTTCCAGGTGCTCGGCGAACGCCGTGTCCCCCTGGAGGCGATCGAGGCGGTGACGCTGACGCCGGGCAGGCGCGGCACGGTCGTGCTGCACGCCCTCCCCAGGGCGGGCGCCGATCCGCTGATGGACGCGGCCTCCGGTCAGCTGAAGGAGGGGTGCGACCCCTACCGGCTGGTGCTGCCCAGCGACCGGGAGACCCTCGCCGAGTACTACGCGGACGAGCTGCGCGCCCGGCTGACCGGGAACGCCGGGCCCCCCGAGCGCTATCTCGTCGCGGCGCCCGAGGCGCCGCTGCGGTTCAAGGCGTACGACGGGAAGGCCGCCTTCGACGGCGCCGCGGTGTCCTTCCGCTGGTTCTGGACCGGCGCGTCCTCCGCCAAGTGGAAGGCCGGCGACCAGAGTTTCCCGGTCGCCGGGCTGAGCGGCGTCGAGTGGCGCTCCCCCGAGGTCTTCGAGGGTCATCTGCGGCTGCTGCGCCGCGAACCCGCCACCGCGCAGCCCGCCCAGGCCGACCAGGATCCGGCCGCCGTCGTCTTCGGACTCGGTTACGGGCCCGTCCACGAGTCGCTCCCGTTCGCGGCCTCGGTGCTCGCCGCCGTACGGGCCTCGGGCCCCGCACCGGTGACCGCGGCCCCCGCTCCCCGCCGCGACCCGGCCGACATCGCCGACCGCATCCGCCACCTCGGCGAGCTGCACGAGGCGGGACTGGTCACGGACGAGGAGTTCACGAGGAAGAAGGCGGAGCTGCTGGCGGAGCTGTGA